In one Limosilactobacillus oris genomic region, the following are encoded:
- a CDS encoding CamS family sex pheromone protein, with translation MKLTIKKIATATALLVSMVVLASCGKNSSKNYSTTGSGNGNYQGVIQNGRYKTSKARGINVAQNDNQLNQKSFESGLTQVSKRVFSPKNYIFQEGQYLDTSTLQSWLARKSAKNPEGLNPAQGKKSDPNPEYVQQIEEQDYMTDNGRSMKLKGVVIGVGINSEYNYQKKTDGPSYTKKISQDEMERQGKIAAQKILTRLRQKKALKNVPIVIALYKQAPDDSLVGGSFFAYSKNNGNKVSGWTKLDYKTMVLPKASATNAQNSADSTDNDNFANFKSQIQNFFPNLSGVTAQAQYHNGNLSGMHITVTTQFYSQTEITSFTQYIARAAKRYLPSGIPIDIRIQSDSEMQAIVYRDAGSDTFRTHILDSY, from the coding sequence GTGAAGCTAACTATCAAGAAAATTGCAACCGCCACGGCGTTGCTGGTGAGCATGGTCGTGCTGGCCTCATGTGGGAAAAATTCGTCGAAGAATTACAGCACTACCGGGTCGGGCAATGGCAACTACCAAGGGGTCATTCAAAACGGCCGTTACAAGACTAGCAAGGCCCGCGGAATTAACGTGGCCCAAAACGATAACCAGCTTAACCAGAAGAGCTTTGAAAGCGGCCTGACCCAGGTTTCCAAGCGGGTCTTTTCACCGAAGAACTATATTTTCCAGGAAGGGCAATACTTGGATACCAGTACCCTGCAAAGCTGGCTAGCACGCAAGTCCGCTAAGAATCCTGAGGGACTCAACCCGGCCCAGGGGAAGAAGAGTGACCCGAATCCTGAGTACGTCCAGCAGATTGAAGAGCAGGACTACATGACGGATAATGGCCGGTCGATGAAGCTCAAGGGAGTGGTAATCGGGGTCGGGATCAACTCCGAGTACAATTACCAAAAGAAGACGGACGGGCCGTCCTATACGAAGAAGATTAGCCAGGACGAGATGGAACGCCAGGGCAAGATTGCTGCCCAGAAAATTTTGACCCGGCTGCGGCAGAAGAAGGCCCTGAAGAACGTGCCAATCGTGATTGCCCTCTACAAGCAGGCTCCAGATGACAGCCTAGTCGGCGGGAGCTTCTTTGCTTACAGCAAGAACAATGGCAACAAGGTTAGCGGCTGGACGAAGCTTGATTACAAGACGATGGTGCTGCCAAAGGCGTCCGCCACGAATGCGCAAAATAGTGCGGACTCAACCGATAACGACAACTTCGCTAACTTTAAGAGCCAGATTCAGAACTTCTTCCCGAACCTGAGTGGGGTGACCGCCCAGGCTCAGTACCACAACGGCAACCTTTCGGGGATGCACATTACGGTAACGACGCAGTTTTACAGTCAGACGGAAATTACCAGCTTTACCCAGTACATTGCCCGGGCTGCTAAACGTTACCTGCCGAGCGGGATTCCGATTGATATCCGGATTCAGTCGGATTCTGAAATGCAGGCAATCGTTTACCGGGATGCCGGTTCTGATACCTTCCGGACCCACATTTTGGATTCATACTAA
- the ligA gene encoding NAD-dependent DNA ligase LigA, protein MDKRIPVDQLTLAAAKQEIAPLREQLIKWGREYYEQDNPSVEDYVYDRAYQRLVELEQRFPELKTSDSPTQHVGGGPTSELTKVTHEIPMLSMGDVFSIDELMDFNQRQQDNGDVSVTPEYNLELKIDGLSLSLVYENGRLVQGSTRGNGNIGEDVTANVMTIKSIPHQLPEPLSLEFRGECYMPKESFVKLNQEREAAGLSVFANPRNAAAGSLRQLDPQVTARRDLATFMYYVPEYQKLGVRTQAAALDRMRELGFSVNPHNRVVHNRQEITDYIEEYTAQRDQLSYGIDGIVEKVNDLDTENALGNTVKVPRWEIAYKFPPEEQATVVRDIVWTVGRTGNVTPTAVMDPVQLAGTTVSRASLHNPDYLREKDIRLGDTVYLHKAGDIIPEISRVDLKNRPADSQPYQVPTTCPVCGSDLVHLDDEVALRCVNPMCPAQIKEGLAHFASRNAMNIDGLGPKIIQQLWDKELVHDVTDLYSLTHDQLLTLDKFGDKSAANLLTSIANSRNNSVERLLFGLGIRHVGAKAARLIMEHFQNLDRLLTASADEVAAVDGIGPTIGDSVQTYFANEQVKKLVDELRAVGVNFDYHGSVVPAATDSEWNGRRVVLTGKLEELTRADAKHWLEAHGAKVTGSVSKKTDIVIAGTAAGNKLTRAQDLGITVWDEARFAQAMKEEQ, encoded by the coding sequence ATGGATAAACGAATACCAGTCGACCAGTTGACGCTGGCGGCGGCCAAACAGGAAATTGCCCCGCTCAGGGAGCAGCTGATCAAGTGGGGGCGGGAATACTATGAGCAGGATAACCCCTCAGTCGAGGATTATGTCTATGACCGGGCCTACCAACGGCTGGTTGAGCTAGAGCAGCGGTTCCCAGAACTTAAAACTAGCGACTCCCCGACCCAGCACGTTGGTGGGGGACCGACGAGCGAACTGACCAAGGTGACCCACGAAATTCCAATGCTATCGATGGGGGATGTGTTCTCCATCGATGAACTGATGGACTTCAACCAGCGCCAGCAGGATAACGGTGACGTTAGCGTGACCCCCGAGTATAATTTGGAACTCAAAATTGATGGCCTGTCCCTCTCGCTGGTTTACGAAAATGGTCGGCTAGTCCAGGGATCGACCCGGGGAAACGGGAATATCGGTGAAGACGTCACGGCTAACGTCATGACGATCAAATCGATTCCCCACCAGCTCCCGGAACCGTTGAGCTTGGAATTCCGTGGCGAATGCTACATGCCGAAGGAGTCTTTCGTCAAACTCAACCAGGAACGCGAAGCGGCGGGCCTGTCGGTCTTTGCTAACCCGCGGAACGCAGCGGCGGGAAGTCTCCGCCAGCTTGATCCCCAGGTAACCGCCCGCCGGGACTTGGCAACCTTTATGTACTACGTGCCAGAGTACCAGAAACTCGGCGTGCGGACCCAGGCGGCGGCCCTTGACCGGATGCGGGAACTGGGCTTTAGCGTGAACCCCCATAACCGGGTGGTGCACAACCGGCAAGAGATTACCGACTATATCGAAGAGTACACCGCTCAGCGGGACCAGCTCTCCTACGGGATTGACGGAATCGTGGAAAAGGTCAATGACCTCGACACTGAGAATGCCCTGGGAAATACTGTTAAGGTACCGCGGTGGGAGATTGCCTACAAGTTCCCACCGGAGGAGCAGGCAACGGTCGTCCGCGACATTGTCTGGACGGTCGGCCGGACCGGAAACGTGACCCCGACCGCGGTCATGGACCCGGTTCAATTAGCGGGGACCACGGTCAGTCGGGCTTCACTGCATAATCCTGACTACCTCCGTGAAAAGGACATCCGGCTTGGCGATACCGTTTACCTCCATAAGGCTGGTGACATTATTCCTGAAATTTCCCGGGTTGACTTAAAGAATCGGCCGGCGGATAGTCAGCCTTACCAGGTACCAACGACCTGCCCGGTCTGCGGTTCGGACCTCGTTCACCTAGATGATGAAGTGGCGCTGCGCTGCGTCAACCCGATGTGTCCGGCCCAAATCAAGGAGGGGCTCGCTCACTTTGCTTCCCGGAACGCGATGAATATTGATGGCCTCGGTCCAAAGATTATCCAACAGCTCTGGGATAAGGAACTGGTCCATGATGTGACCGACCTGTACAGCCTGACCCACGACCAATTATTAACTTTAGATAAATTTGGCGACAAATCGGCAGCCAACCTATTGACATCAATTGCGAATAGTCGTAATAATTCTGTCGAGCGCTTATTATTTGGCTTGGGGATTCGTCATGTCGGTGCCAAGGCAGCGCGGTTGATTATGGAGCACTTCCAGAACTTAGACCGCTTGCTGACGGCTAGTGCCGACGAGGTCGCGGCTGTCGACGGCATTGGTCCGACAATCGGCGACAGTGTCCAGACTTACTTTGCTAACGAGCAGGTAAAGAAGCTCGTCGACGAGCTGCGGGCCGTGGGGGTCAACTTTGACTACCATGGTTCGGTAGTGCCGGCAGCCACCGATAGCGAGTGGAACGGCCGCCGGGTTGTCTTGACGGGCAAACTGGAAGAGCTGACCCGGGCGGATGCCAAGCACTGGTTGGAAGCACACGGTGCTAAGGTAACCGGGAGCGTATCAAAGAAAACTGACATTGTCATTGCGGGGACGGCGGCCGGCAACAAGCTGACCAGGGCACAGGACCTGGGAATCACGGTCTGGGACGAAGCCCGATTTGCCCAAGCAATGAAGGAGGAACAATAA
- the pcrA gene encoding DNA helicase PcrA, with product MSNSQALLEGMNDKQAEAVLTTEGPLLVMAGAGSGKTRVLTHRVAYLIEEKGVLPWNILAITFTNKAAKEMQERVGKLLGEGAHDIWVSTFHSLCVRILRRDIEKLGYNRAFTIADTSEQRTLMKQVCAELNIDPKKFDPRSILSTISNAKNALLTPKDYAAKAGSDNNPHSMYSQVVARAYKLYQEQLEANQALDFDDLIMKTIELFEQDPETLEFYQDRFHYIHVDEYQDTNDAQYKLVHMLADKYENICVVGDADQSIYGWRGANIENILNFERDYPGAHTVMLEQNYRSTQNILDAANEVIKNNNGRKDKNLWTENGQGDKISYYQAQNEHDEAQYIVSKIQEEHDKHGYHYNDFAILYRTNAQSRVIEETFMKSSVPYTMVGGHKFYDRKEIRDILAYLTLIVNHQDSMSFSRVVNTPKRGIGLTSVEHLREFANDNHWSLLEASQNVDIANTITARTRNKLTDFGQLIKDLDKQAEFLSITELTDQILERSGYNKMLQKDNSLEAQARQENLDEFKSVTQEYDKQHADDDVDNRQKLVNFLADLALVSDQDDVDEQAPAVTLMTLHAAKGLEFPVVFLVGMEEGIFPLSRALLEDDELEEERRLAYVGITRAKKKLYLTNAVSRLLYGRVQRNQPSRFVEEISPELLEEEGGGMNSFGSSLPFDKRAALKPTYRSQQSKHHYRDAGKRVAPVTNTGTGADKLSWKAGDKVTHKKWGQGTVVKISGTGNDMELDIAFPNQGVKRLLASFAPIKKVTD from the coding sequence GTGAGCAATAGTCAAGCATTATTAGAGGGAATGAACGATAAGCAGGCCGAGGCGGTTCTGACGACGGAGGGGCCACTGCTGGTCATGGCTGGAGCCGGTTCAGGGAAAACCCGGGTGTTAACGCACCGGGTTGCTTACCTGATTGAGGAAAAGGGTGTTTTGCCGTGGAATATCCTGGCAATTACCTTTACCAACAAGGCTGCCAAGGAAATGCAGGAACGGGTCGGCAAGCTCCTTGGTGAAGGTGCCCATGACATCTGGGTGTCAACCTTCCACTCTCTGTGTGTCCGGATTTTGCGGCGCGACATTGAAAAGCTTGGTTATAACCGGGCCTTTACGATTGCCGACACGAGCGAACAGCGGACGCTGATGAAGCAGGTCTGTGCGGAACTCAACATTGACCCGAAGAAGTTTGACCCGCGGAGCATTCTCAGTACCATTTCCAACGCTAAAAATGCTCTGCTGACGCCTAAGGACTACGCCGCCAAGGCCGGCAGTGACAATAATCCCCACAGCATGTACAGTCAGGTCGTGGCCCGGGCCTATAAGCTCTACCAGGAGCAATTAGAGGCCAACCAGGCCCTCGACTTTGACGACCTGATTATGAAAACCATCGAGCTGTTTGAGCAGGACCCGGAAACACTGGAATTCTACCAGGACCGCTTCCACTACATCCACGTCGACGAGTACCAGGACACCAACGACGCCCAGTACAAGCTGGTCCACATGCTGGCGGACAAGTATGAAAACATCTGCGTCGTCGGGGATGCCGACCAGAGTATCTACGGCTGGCGGGGTGCTAACATTGAAAACATCCTGAACTTTGAACGCGACTACCCCGGCGCCCACACGGTAATGCTGGAGCAGAACTACCGGTCCACGCAGAATATTCTGGATGCCGCCAACGAGGTCATTAAGAATAACAACGGGCGGAAGGATAAGAACCTTTGGACCGAAAACGGGCAGGGAGACAAGATTAGTTACTACCAGGCCCAAAACGAGCACGACGAGGCCCAGTACATCGTCTCCAAAATTCAGGAGGAGCATGATAAGCACGGCTATCATTATAATGACTTTGCCATCCTCTACCGAACCAATGCTCAGTCACGGGTGATCGAAGAAACATTTATGAAGTCGAGCGTGCCCTACACGATGGTTGGCGGTCACAAGTTCTATGACCGGAAGGAAATCCGCGACATTCTGGCCTACCTGACCCTGATCGTCAACCACCAGGATTCGATGAGTTTTAGCCGGGTCGTCAACACACCAAAGCGGGGGATTGGTCTGACCAGCGTGGAACACCTGCGTGAATTTGCCAACGACAACCACTGGTCCCTGCTAGAAGCCAGTCAAAACGTTGATATTGCCAACACGATTACCGCCCGGACCCGGAACAAGCTGACGGACTTCGGTCAACTGATCAAGGACCTGGATAAGCAGGCAGAATTTCTCAGCATTACCGAATTAACCGACCAAATTCTGGAACGGTCGGGCTATAATAAGATGCTGCAAAAGGACAATAGTCTGGAGGCCCAGGCCCGGCAGGAGAACCTGGACGAATTCAAGTCAGTGACCCAGGAATACGACAAGCAGCACGCCGACGATGACGTTGATAACCGCCAGAAGCTGGTGAACTTCCTCGCCGACCTGGCCCTGGTGTCCGACCAGGACGATGTTGACGAACAGGCGCCGGCAGTGACCCTGATGACCCTGCACGCGGCCAAGGGGCTGGAGTTCCCAGTCGTCTTCCTGGTCGGGATGGAAGAGGGGATTTTCCCGTTGTCCCGGGCCCTGCTGGAGGATGACGAGCTAGAAGAAGAGCGCCGCCTGGCCTACGTGGGGATTACCCGGGCCAAAAAGAAGCTCTACCTAACTAATGCCGTTTCCCGTCTCTTGTACGGGCGGGTACAGCGTAACCAGCCGTCCCGCTTTGTGGAGGAAATTAGCCCCGAATTGCTCGAAGAAGAGGGCGGCGGGATGAATAGCTTTGGCAGCAGCCTGCCGTTTGACAAGCGGGCAGCCCTCAAGCCGACCTACCGTAGTCAGCAGTCCAAACACCACTACCGCGATGCCGGCAAGCGGGTGGCCCCCGTTACCAACACTGGAACCGGCGCGGATAAGCTGAGCTGGAAGGCCGGCGATAAGGTCACGCACAAGAAGTGGGGCCAGGGAACGGTTGTTAAGATTAGCGGCACCGGTAACGACATGGAATTGGATATCGCCTTTCCTAACCAGGGGGTTAAACGCCTCCTTGCCAGTTTTGCCCCGATTAAAAAGGTGACGGATTAA
- a CDS encoding ATP-grasp domain-containing protein gives MSGDALYPGSTLGIIGINRNGGALIAAAKKAGFNVGVYVDHAQPAITKMADFTLVGAYNDKDKLTEFGENSDAVIYQTPNIDSRVIRFLSQFAAVPQGINGLEIVQDRLMERAFLDQININIAPYVTVVSLDDVYQSIDSIGYPALLKPIQRGIGEQSMMISRQSDIARAADFISTGTYLLESWIDHTAEYTMTAATDGDQVEIYPLAKLQFSADRQLIAVAAPAVVDDDLLTEMQRIVKSVASSLEYHGVFSLNFYVTANGSLYVKNIELGMTSIANVYDSSANVTQYEEQLRAAVGMPLHIVRSLQPALLMVIRKKQEAAIQRQWLLKDNWQFRLFDLPAVDDDSLIGFVWVTGSSSLDELEDQVDDTEVWDEPIAPNDAPQNNDDDEIL, from the coding sequence ATGAGTGGGGATGCACTGTATCCAGGAAGTACGCTTGGCATTATTGGAATCAACCGGAACGGCGGGGCGCTGATTGCCGCGGCTAAAAAGGCGGGCTTTAACGTGGGAGTATACGTCGACCACGCTCAGCCGGCAATTACCAAGATGGCCGACTTTACACTCGTTGGCGCCTACAACGATAAGGATAAGTTGACGGAATTTGGCGAAAATAGCGATGCGGTGATTTACCAAACGCCGAATATCGATTCCCGGGTAATCCGTTTTCTGAGCCAATTTGCAGCGGTTCCCCAGGGGATCAATGGCCTGGAAATCGTTCAGGACCGGCTGATGGAACGGGCCTTCCTGGACCAGATCAACATTAATATCGCTCCGTACGTGACGGTGGTTAGTCTTGACGACGTCTACCAGTCCATTGACTCTATCGGCTACCCGGCCCTCCTAAAGCCGATTCAGCGGGGAATTGGGGAACAATCGATGATGATTTCTCGCCAGTCGGATATTGCCCGGGCGGCGGACTTCATTAGTACGGGGACCTACCTCTTGGAGTCGTGGATCGACCACACCGCGGAGTATACAATGACGGCGGCTACGGATGGGGACCAGGTGGAAATCTATCCCCTAGCGAAGCTGCAATTTTCCGCGGACCGGCAGCTGATTGCCGTTGCCGCTCCCGCCGTGGTTGACGATGACCTCTTAACGGAAATGCAGCGGATCGTGAAGAGCGTTGCCAGTTCGTTGGAATACCACGGGGTGTTCTCACTGAACTTCTACGTCACGGCTAATGGCTCTCTGTACGTGAAGAACATTGAGCTGGGGATGACTTCCATTGCCAACGTCTACGACAGCTCCGCTAACGTGACCCAGTACGAGGAACAGCTCCGGGCCGCGGTCGGCATGCCATTGCATATTGTGCGGTCGTTGCAGCCGGCCCTCCTGATGGTGATTCGGAAGAAACAGGAGGCCGCAATCCAACGGCAATGGCTGCTCAAGGATAACTGGCAGTTCCGCTTGTTCGACCTGCCCGCGGTTGATGACGATAGTCTGATTGGCTTTGTCTGGGTGACTGGCAGCAGCAGCCTGGACGAGCTGGAAGACCAGGTCGACGACACGGAGGTCTGGGACGAGCCGATTGCCCCGAATGACGCCCCGCAGAATAACGATGATGATGAAATTTTATAA
- a CDS encoding xanthine phosphoribosyltransferase — protein MQELNEKIKQFGTVLPGNVLKVDAFLNHQVDPELMLHVGQEFARRFAGEGITKIWTVESSGIAPAVMTGLEMKLPVIFARKHKSLTLNNNMYVADVYSYTKKTTNRISISKKYVAPDDKVLMIDDFLANGQAVEGMLEIADQAGIQVAGAGIVIEKSFQPGGQELRDRGVRVESLARIKSLADNRIEFEED, from the coding sequence ATGCAAGAATTAAACGAAAAAATTAAGCAGTTTGGGACGGTCCTTCCGGGCAACGTCTTGAAAGTCGACGCCTTTTTAAACCACCAGGTGGATCCGGAGTTAATGTTGCATGTTGGCCAGGAATTTGCCCGGCGTTTTGCTGGTGAGGGGATTACTAAAATCTGGACGGTCGAATCATCAGGAATCGCCCCGGCGGTGATGACTGGTTTGGAGATGAAGCTCCCCGTGATTTTTGCCCGGAAGCACAAGAGCCTGACGCTCAACAATAACATGTACGTGGCGGACGTCTACTCCTATACCAAAAAGACGACTAACCGCATTTCGATTTCAAAGAAGTACGTTGCTCCTGATGATAAGGTCCTAATGATTGATGATTTCCTGGCGAATGGTCAGGCCGTTGAAGGAATGCTGGAAATTGCCGACCAGGCCGGCATCCAGGTTGCTGGAGCCGGAATCGTGATTGAGAAGAGCTTCCAACCCGGCGGCCAGGAACTGCGGGACCGGGGAGTACGGGTAGAATCGTTAGCCCGGATCAAGTCATTGGCTGATAACCGGATTGAGTTTGAAGAAGACTAA
- a CDS encoding glycoside hydrolase family 73 protein, protein MAKRKRRKSRKNNSGLKVLIWILVIIALFLGVYAAHHYYRIWNQQRIEKQLQRQDQQAKQAFIKQVAPEAQAMQNSYHVYASVTIAQAILESQWGTSQLASQYHNLFGIKGTDPNTSRVLTTKEYINGHWIVTKGRFKVYDSWSDSIKDHTKLMLNGTDTNKENYQAVVQATSYQQAARELQKAGYATDPNYAQKLISVIQTYKLYNYDK, encoded by the coding sequence TTGGCAAAGCGGAAGAGAAGAAAATCACGGAAGAATAATTCGGGACTCAAGGTCCTTATCTGGATCCTCGTCATTATCGCGCTCTTCTTGGGCGTTTATGCGGCCCATCACTATTACCGGATCTGGAACCAGCAGCGGATTGAAAAGCAGCTGCAGCGCCAGGACCAGCAGGCTAAGCAGGCGTTCATTAAGCAGGTGGCCCCCGAAGCCCAGGCCATGCAAAACTCTTACCACGTGTACGCGTCCGTCACGATTGCTCAAGCAATTCTCGAGTCGCAGTGGGGGACTAGCCAGCTCGCTTCCCAATACCACAATCTCTTTGGTATCAAGGGGACTGACCCGAACACTTCCCGGGTGTTGACTACTAAGGAGTACATCAACGGCCACTGGATCGTTACCAAGGGGCGGTTTAAGGTCTATGACAGCTGGAGCGACTCTATCAAAGACCATACCAAGCTGATGTTAAACGGAACCGACACGAATAAGGAAAACTACCAAGCCGTGGTCCAGGCTACCAGCTACCAGCAGGCGGCCCGAGAACTGCAGAAGGCTGGCTATGCGACCGACCCGAACTACGCGCAAAAGTTAATTTCGGTCATCCAGACCTATAAGTTATATAATTATGATAAGTAA
- the rpsI gene encoding 30S ribosomal protein S9 — MELAQTVQYRGTGRRKDATARVRLVPGSGQITMNGKAIEDYIPFANLRAIVNQPFDVTKTNGQYDVIANINGGGFSGQAGAVRHGIARALLTVDPDFRDALKKAGLLTRDPRMKERRKPGLKKARKAAQFSKR, encoded by the coding sequence ATGGAATTGGCTCAAACTGTACAATACAGAGGTACTGGTCGTCGTAAGGACGCTACCGCACGTGTTCGCTTAGTACCAGGTTCTGGTCAGATTACTATGAACGGCAAGGCAATCGAAGACTACATTCCATTTGCCAACTTACGTGCTATTGTTAACCAACCATTTGATGTTACTAAGACTAACGGTCAATATGACGTTATCGCTAACATCAACGGTGGTGGCTTCTCTGGTCAAGCCGGTGCAGTTCGTCACGGTATCGCCCGTGCCCTGCTCACCGTTGACCCTGACTTCCGTGACGCTTTGAAGAAGGCCGGTCTGTTGACTCGTGACCCTCGGATGAAGGAACGTCGTAAGCCAGGTCTGAAGAAGGCTCGTAAGGCTGCTCAATTCAGTAAGCGTTAA
- the rplM gene encoding 50S ribosomal protein L13 translates to MRTTYIAKPGEVDRKWYVVDAKDVPMGRLATVVASILRGKNKPTFTPHVDTGDNVIVINAAQVKLTGKKASQKMYYRHSNYPGGLKQRTAGDFLAKEPEKLLETAIKGMLPHNSLGHKMGLKLHVYAGEDHKHAAQKPEALDITNLI, encoded by the coding sequence GTGAGAACGACATACATCGCTAAACCTGGTGAAGTTGATCGCAAGTGGTACGTTGTCGATGCTAAGGATGTCCCAATGGGTCGTCTGGCCACCGTCGTCGCATCTATCCTGCGTGGTAAGAACAAGCCAACATTTACTCCCCACGTTGATACTGGTGACAACGTTATCGTTATCAACGCTGCTCAAGTTAAGTTAACTGGTAAGAAGGCATCCCAAAAGATGTACTACCGTCACTCAAACTACCCTGGTGGTTTGAAGCAACGGACTGCCGGTGACTTCCTTGCTAAGGAACCAGAGAAGTTATTGGAAACTGCTATTAAGGGTATGCTTCCACACAACTCCCTTGGTCACAAGATGGGCTTAAAGCTGCATGTTTACGCTGGTGAAGACCACAAGCACGCCGCACAAAAGCCTGAAGCATTGGACATTACAAACTTAATCTAA
- the truA gene encoding tRNA pseudouridine(38-40) synthase TruA, translating to MYRYKITFAYDGANFSGFQIQPHKRTVEQVLKNAVNKIAKYPDPPISVIGSGRTDAGVHALNQVAHFDLPYQLSDESMRKALNSLLPLDILVKKAERVDESFHARYSAHRKTYRYRVDQGDFVDPFKRNYTAHYKVPVDIDKMRLAAKDFIGEHDFTSFVASGSQAKSNVRTVEKITVDRDPAQNEVVFEFTGNGFLYNQIRIMVAFLLEVGSGQRPVSDVQRVLAAKDRTQARMTAPASGLYLVSVDYGPDGKNN from the coding sequence ATGTATCGTTATAAAATTACCTTTGCCTACGACGGGGCGAACTTCTCGGGCTTTCAAATCCAGCCCCACAAGCGAACGGTAGAGCAGGTCCTGAAAAACGCGGTTAATAAAATCGCCAAGTATCCTGACCCGCCGATCAGTGTGATTGGTTCCGGGAGGACTGATGCTGGGGTCCACGCCCTTAACCAGGTCGCCCATTTTGACCTTCCTTACCAGCTGAGCGACGAGTCGATGCGGAAGGCCCTTAACAGTCTGCTACCCTTAGATATTCTGGTAAAAAAGGCCGAGCGGGTCGACGAAAGTTTTCACGCCCGGTATAGCGCCCACCGAAAAACTTACCGGTACCGGGTCGACCAGGGGGACTTTGTTGACCCCTTCAAGCGTAACTACACGGCGCACTATAAGGTGCCGGTCGATATTGATAAGATGCGCTTGGCCGCTAAGGACTTTATTGGTGAACATGACTTTACGAGCTTTGTGGCCTCGGGGAGCCAGGCAAAGAGCAATGTTCGGACGGTGGAAAAGATTACCGTTGACCGTGATCCAGCGCAAAACGAGGTCGTGTTTGAATTTACCGGTAATGGCTTCTTGTACAACCAGATCCGGATTATGGTCGCCTTCCTCCTGGAGGTGGGCAGCGGCCAGCGCCCGGTTAGCGATGTTCAACGGGTGTTAGCGGCGAAGGACCGAACCCAGGCCCGGATGACCGCCCCCGCGAGCGGCTTGTACCTGGTCAGCGTTGATTACGGCCCTGACGGCAAAAACAATTGA
- a CDS encoding energy-coupling factor transporter transmembrane component T family protein produces MTNAIVFGSYVPGDSRLHRLDPRAKLLLCIAYVILVFFANSWATCLLLVAALLVTMVMSRVSFRLYWRGLLPLAWIILLTVAFQVLFSTGGPVYWRWWLFTVTRDGLVNSLIIFFRFMVIVTASTVLTATTPTLRIADALSWLMQPLKAIKVPVNQITLMISIALRFIPTIMDEAVKIANAQRSRGMNLDEGGLIRRLTRMVPILIPLFVDSFKRAEELATAMEARGYDPAAPRTHYRQLHWYRRDTVSLLLLLALAVAVLILRFVI; encoded by the coding sequence ATGACTAACGCGATTGTTTTTGGTTCCTACGTTCCCGGTGATTCACGTCTTCATCGCCTTGACCCCCGGGCAAAGCTGCTGCTATGTATCGCCTATGTTATCCTCGTTTTCTTTGCCAATAGCTGGGCAACCTGTCTGTTACTGGTAGCTGCGCTGCTGGTGACCATGGTGATGAGCAGGGTCAGTTTTCGGCTTTACTGGCGGGGGCTTCTCCCCCTGGCATGGATCATTCTGTTAACGGTGGCTTTTCAAGTCCTGTTTAGCACCGGGGGACCGGTTTACTGGCGCTGGTGGCTATTTACCGTGACCCGGGATGGATTAGTCAATTCACTCATTATTTTCTTCCGCTTCATGGTGATCGTTACTGCCTCGACGGTCTTGACCGCGACCACGCCGACCCTGCGGATTGCGGACGCCCTCTCCTGGTTGATGCAGCCGCTGAAGGCCATTAAGGTTCCCGTGAACCAGATTACCCTGATGATTTCGATTGCCCTGCGGTTTATTCCGACCATTATGGATGAGGCGGTCAAAATCGCCAATGCTCAGCGGTCCCGGGGGATGAACCTTGACGAGGGGGGACTGATCCGGCGTCTGACCCGGATGGTACCAATCCTTATCCCGTTATTCGTGGATTCCTTTAAACGGGCGGAGGAGCTGGCAACGGCAATGGAGGCCCGGGGGTATGATCCAGCGGCTCCGCGGACGCATTACCGGCAGCTGCACTGGTACCGGCGGGACACGGTCAGTCTGTTGCTGCTGTTGGCCCTGGCAGTAGCGGTACTGATCCTCCGTTTCGTAATTTGA